The genomic stretch AGTAACTTGTGAAATGATTGCCTGAACAGTAAGTTTTTATCATTTGAGAGATGATCTTTAAGAGCAGAAATTTCCTTCATAACTAATATCTGTTGTGAATTAACGTGATTTACTATAGAATTGATTTTTGTCTGGAAGTCAATGTTGATTCGTATCTGTCTTTCATTGTTATGTACGAgttcatttgtttttgttttgtgttcGTTCAATGTCAAAATGTCTTCTAGATCGTTGTTGTCCATGTTTCCTGAGAAAGATTTGATGAAGGTACCTAGTGGGTTGAAAAGTCCTCGTCGATGTCGTCTTATCGGCTGTAATTTACTAAAGGATTCCAATAATCCGTTCATTCTTATTTGCAGGATTTCTCGGAATTCTCCAGCTTTGTCGCTATTTTCAAGAGATTCCAAAgtgtattttaaatttgttatacAACTTTGAAGTGTTTTTAGTTCGACGATATGTAAGTGTAGGGTcacctacgaaaggcagaaaatcaaaaggcagaatcacgaaaggcagaattacgaaaagcagaattacgaaaggcagaatatttcataaggcagaataacgaatggcagaatctcaaagagcacgaatggcagcaccaaaaaatggtctattttctttttgacaacacacactcgcggcctttggccgactctattgtccaagtttatgctgtccttactcgctaccgctcgttcggacttaactaagggaaagaaaacctgtttgaataatcctagaaaaccagcagatcagttgtttgtatgcgagaggccgccgcttccgacgatAACTGGTtatcaaataataaatgtagagtaaCAGCTTTgctaccgtgaccaggattcgcacttggctatcgtgagtcaggttctgctaccagtgattctgcctttcgtgcccttccaaattctgccttttgaaatattctgcctcttgtgtacggtcatagagttctgccttttatgattctgcctttcgtgcttctgcctttcgtgattctgccttctgtggcgaacccgtaAGTGTAGGTGGTGTCTTTGAATTATTTTTGCCTCACGTTCCTGGAAGGCTACCAGTCCTGGGTGTCTTGTCAGATCGGTCAGAGTCACTTCAGCCTGGATGAACTTTGTGAAGCCAATGAGTAGTATGATAATGTTGAACATCTAGAATGATAAATTTTCCATTATTGTTATGGATGTTgagaaaatttttatattttgtgttTTCATCTGATTTTTGACTTGCGGATCTTTCCTCCCGTGTGATCCTGGAAGGTCTTTCTGTGGTTAAGAACAACCTTGTATGGCTTGAATTTCGCCTTTGTTTTGCCTTTGATTCCTTGTCTAGCAACGAGAACGGTTTCGCCTGGTTCTAGGTCTGGTTCCGGTTCTCTTCCCTTGTTGTGGAAGTGGAGGTCTCTCGACTGCTTTTTTTGTAGCGCCAAAGCAGCTTCATCATAGATTTTCTTGCTAATTTCCATGATTCGGGCGGAATCCAGCGGTCGCTCGTCATCATCCTTGAGTCCAAAGAATACTTCTTTCGGCTTCTAACCTGTACTTGAATGAATGGTGTTATAGTAGGCAAGACTTAATCTAAACAGTTCTTTAGCTGACAACTCTTCGTGTTTCGACTGAACGCATCGATAGAATTCGCTCAGGGTTGAATGGAATCTCTCGACAACGCCGTTCACTTCACTTTTATTAGGTGGTGTAAAGTACACATCAAAGCCAGCATCATGAACCATGCTTCTCACTTCGACCGATTTCATTGCCGGTTCGTTATCGCATACCACCAGTTTCGAAGGTCCATATGCTGAGattaattttgtgaaaactgaTCGAAGATCTGGGATTGATCTAGATTTAATCGGAATCAATATACCATATTTTGACAATTTATCAACTGCTGTCATGAAAATATTTGGTTGGCATATGAAAATGTCTACGTGTAGGAAGTCCAAAGGTTTTTTTGGGATGGGTTTTTCGGCCCGGGTTGGTTAATACGGGTGTCTCTCGTATTTTTCGGAGTTGCATGTTTCGCATAGAAGGACAAACTTTCTAATGGTCTTTCTTATGTTTGGGAAATAATATTCTCTGCTAATTTGGGCAAAATTTTCCTGAGTACCTCTATGTGCTCTATTATGGGTTTATTCTATAATTCTATTCTGTTCTTCTGCTGTTCGGAGATCGGTTAGAAGTATTTCTAACTAATTTTTATTCGGAATGTTTTACATCTGCTAAAATAATTACGGTATACTATCTGCagggtggtccccgtggctctgtggttagcgatgtcggtcggctagctctcccacacggttgtgatatcgggttcgattcccgatcgagtcgaggatcttttcgagctggaaattttcttgactcagcactggggcatggtgtatcgttgtacttatcctacacatacaaaatgtgccaaaattaatatcgataacgaattctctcaactaatctagttgatagagaccgctattagccccaaggctaagcgtgcgatattgttgttgttatctGCAGGGTGTTGATTAGAGATTCGACGCACATCACGCAATTAACTCGTTTGGGGCTCATGTATTCTTTGAAAATATTATAAAGACGCGCAACTGTAAAGCTGGTGCGGGTGTATATTCGCCTATGAATGTTGGGGAAAATTTGTTCATATTCGGTTTTATCTTCCGGACCTGTTATTAGGATCAGTTGATTTGAAAAATGGTTAATTGGTACTAACGTCATACTTTTAAACTCGCTATCATCTGTATCTGCAGAATGGCAAGTGGCAGAGTCAGATGGACAATCGACTTCGTTGGCATTAATTTCGCTTGTTTTTATTCTAGATAGTCCGTCGGCTACGACGTTCTGTTTGTCAGGGCGATATTTTATCTCGTAATCGAATTCTTCCAATCGAAGACCCATGCAATCGCGAGGAGTTCCTTTTCGATGAcagaatatttttcttctgtcTTCGTTAGGGTTCTGGAAGCGAAAGCAACAGGTCTGTCTTTGCCGATAGCGCCTTGTGAAAGCACAGCGTCTATAGCAAAGTTACTGGCATCCGTTGTTAAGATAAACGGTTTGCTAAGGTCGGGATATTGTAAAACGTGGCTGCTTGTAAGTACCGTTTTACACTTGTTAAAAGCCATGATGAAGTCATCTGAATGATTAATTTTCTCTCCCTTTCGCAACTGATTTGTAAGAGGTTTTACAATACGAGCAAAGTCTCGGATAAATCTTCTATAGTATCCTATTGTCCTCAAAAATCCTCGGAGCTCTGTCTCGGATTTTGGTAGTGGCCAATTTTTTATTGCTATAATTTTATCTGGGTTGGGTTTTACTCCCTCTGACGTGACAACATGTCCTAGGAAAGCTACTTCTTTTCgtaaaaattctgatttatcGAGTTGTACTTGGAGGTTGAACTTTTGAAGTGCGTCGAACACTTTTCAAAGATTAATCAAATGTTCTTGCAGTGAAGAGGAGAAAATAATTATGTCATCCATATACACTAAACAGACGATACCAATCAAATCCCATAGAACGTCATCCATAACTCTCTGAAAGGTTGATGGTGCGTTCTTAAGTCCAAAAGGCATTCGAACGTATTCGTATTTGCTATGATCTTCCGAAAATGCAGTTTTCGGTATATCTTTTGATTCGACTTCGATCTGGTGAAATCCAGATGCGAGATCAAGAGTTGTGAAATAATTACATATACCGAGTTTATCGAGAACTTCGGTGATGTTGGGAAGAGGGTATTTGTCATCTACCGTTTTAGAATTTAATTTCCGGTAGTCGCCACTTTTTCAATCCAGAAGCATCCGCTTTCTTAGGTACCACCCAAATAGGTGAGGACCAAGGCGAATTAGAGGGTCTTATAATGCCCTGATTGAGAAGTTCTCTTATCTGTTTCTGGACTTCATCTTTCAAATGGTAAGGGTATCTATAGCTTTTAGAGTGAATAGGCATTTTGTCTACTGTTTCGATGCTGTGTTTTACGGCATTCGTAAAACCTAGTTTTGTCTCTTTCAGGTGGAAAATCGAGTGATATTGGCTGAATAATTTTGTTAGGTGCGATCTTTCTTCACTGTTCAAATGTTCTAGTCGTAGCTGTCTCAATAGTTCGTTTTTTGTTCTGTTGTTTTGTGTGGGTGGAGGAGGAGAAAGACCGGTTTCGTAATTATTTATCTCTATTTCTGCGGCTGGTAATTCTAGTTCGATGGAGGTGTTTGATAAGTTCGAGATCATTACGGTGGCTTTCGAATTTTCGGCTGTGTATACGCCggaatgaatgaaatttttgttttgaagtttataATTTTTGGATAAAAGGAAATCGCCAGAATCTTTGAGAACTTGCAAGTCTACGGGTTTCGTCTCGTGTGCATTTAATTGAATCTTAGTTGAggctggatatttttttaacatatttatcCTCGTGTTTCCTAGCTTCAGTTCATTAGAGCTTGTCAGGATTTCGGCCTTCAGCTGTCTGGGTTgggagagcttcgtagcctaTCAATCCGTCGAAATAAGGATGAAAGTCAAACACATAAAAAAACTAGTTTgttcgtttgaatattcgggaatgggttaaattcaacaaatttgtctattttgtgTTAACCTGACACACTGCGAACCTTTACCGGGTATGTGACTCTACATTTATTCAAGTTTACGTGTTTTGTACTGATGAAGTTTTTATTTGCACCAgtatcaattaaaaatttaagttTTCCTTCGGACGTTCCTATTTCTACGTACGGAATGAAATTGTTTATGTTATTAACTGTATTGCGGTGTCCAGCTGAAAATTTAAGTCATCTTCCATTACGTCTACTTGTACGTTTGGGTCTGGTTGTTGATCTGGGATTGCGTCGGCGTCTTGGTTCAAATTTTCAGTCAAATCAGGATATTGGCTATGGTCTTGGTAGTAATTATAGTCGGTGTATTGGGCATGATCGTTGTATTCGTTCTGATTGTCTCCTACTACTTGGTAGTTAGGACGATTCATACAATTTACATTTCTAGAACGTATGGAtgccattcgttgttttgctttcgtctcgattagaagcaaattgtttatctccgtttgattcgcaaaataacaatacacgagttatcgtacgggtgtttttttgtcgattagttcttgtgctgtgcgataacaatagcctgcagtatatcggcagaaacatcttctgcacactggtaggggcaggctaccccgccagtgatctgatacgctgctgatatatcagcaagaataattctcctgcaccgctgttaccccgcaagcaacacggaccaccatacgatcgagcgagtggaagtcaactacaagtggcatctacaaggtcgcgtgtaagataagGCCACTGTGTcgcaacacgaagctggatcgtcattgtttgttcagcggagacactcgattgatcctactatcagccgtgaggtcgtgacttagacgttcggtgaagtattcactttagaattttattagccccaaggctaagcgtgcgatattgttgttgttatctGCAGGGTGTTGATTAGAGATTCGACGCACATCACGCAATTAACTCGTTTGGGGCTCATGTATTCTTTGAAAATATTATAAAGACGCGCAACTGTAAAGCTGGTGCGGGTGTATATTCGCCTATGAATGTTGGGGAAAATTTGTTCATATTCGGTTTTATCTTCTGGACCTGTTATTAGGATCAGTTGATTTGAAAAATGGTTAATTGGTACTAACGTCATACTTATAAACTCGCTATCATCTGTATCTGCAGAATGGCAAGTGGCAGAGTCAGATGGACAATCGACTTCGTTGGCATTAATTTCGCTTGTTTTTATCCTAGACAGTCCGTCGGCTACGACGTTCTGTTTGTCAGGGCGATATTTTATCTCGTAATCGAATTCTTCCAATCGAAGACCCATGCAATCGCGAGGAGTTCCTTTTCGATGAcagaatatttttcttctgtcTTCGTTAGGGTTCTGGAAGCGAAAGCAACAGGTCTGTCTTTGCCGATAGCGCCTTGTGAAAGCACAGCGTCTATAGCAAAGTTACTGGCATCCGTTGTTAAGATAAACGGTTTGCTAAGGTCGGGATATTGTAAAACGTGGCTGCTTGTAAGTACCGTTTTACACTTGTTAAAAGCCATGATGAAGTCATCTGAATGATTAATTTTCTCTCCCTTTCGCAACTGATTTGTAAGAGGTTTTACAATACGAGCAAAGTCTCGGATAAATCTTCTATAGTATCCTATTGTCCTCAAAAATCCTCGGAGCTCTGTCTCGGATTTTGGTAGTGGCCAATTTTTTATTGCTATAATTTTATCTGGGTTGGGTTTTACTCCCTCTGACGTGACAACATGTCCTAGGAAAGCTACTTCTTTTCGTAAAAATTCTGATTCATCGAGTTGTACTTGGAGGTTGAACTTTTGAAGTGCGTCGAACACTTTTCAAAGATTAATCAAATGTTCTTGCAGTGAAGAGGAGAAAATAATTATGTCATCCATATACACTAAACAGACGATACCAATCAAATCCCATAGAACGTCATCCATAACTCTCTGAAAGGTTGATGGTGCGTTCTTAAGTCCAAAAGGCATTCGAACGTATTCGTATTTGCTATGATCTTCCGAAAATGCAGTTTTCGGTATATCTTTTGATTCGACTTCGATCTGGTGAAATCCAGATGCGAGATCAAGAGTTGTGAAATAATTACATATACCGAGTTTATCGATCGTTTACCGTTTTAGAATTTAATTTCCGGTAGTCGCCACTTTTTCAATCCAGAAGCATCCGCTTTCTTAGGTACCACCCAAATAGGTGAGGACCAAGGCGAATTAGAGGGTCTTATAATGCCCTGATTGAGAAGTTCTCTTATCTGTTTCTGGACTTCATCTTTCAAATGGTAAGGGTATCTATAGCTTTTAGAGTGAATAGGCATTTTGTCTACTGTTTCGATGCTGTGTTTTACGGCATTCGTAAAACCTAGTTTTGTCTCTTTCAGGTGGAAAATCGAGTGATATTGGCTGAATAATTGTGTTAGGTGCGATCTTTCTTCACTGTTCAAATGTTCTAGTCGTAGCTGTCTCAATAGTTCGTTTTTTGTTCTGTTGTTTTGTGTGGGTGGAGGAGGAGAAAGACCGGTTTCGTAATTATTTATCTCTATTTCTGCGGCTGGTAATTCTAGTTCGATGGAGGTGTTTGATAAGTTCGAGATCATTACGGTGGCTTTCGAATTTTCGGCTGTGTATACGCCGGAATGAATGAAATTCTTGTTTTGAAGTTTATAATTTTTGGATAAAAGGAAATCGCCAGAATCTTTGAGAACTTGCAAGTCTACGGGTTTCGTCTCGTGTGCATTTAATTGAATCTTAGTTGAggctggatatttttttaacatatttatcCTCGTGTTTCCTAGCTTCAGTTCATTAGAGCTTGTCAGGATTTCGGCCTTCAGCTGTCTGGGTTgggagagcttcgtagcctaTCAATCCGTCGAAATAAGGATGAAAGTCAAACACATAAAAAAACTAGTTTgttcgtttgaatattcgggaatgggttaaattcaacaaatttgtctattttgtgTTAACCTGACACACTGCGAACCTTTACCGGGTATGTGACTCTACATTTATTCAAGTTTACGTGTTTTGTACTGATGAAGTTTTTATTTGCACCAgtatcaattaaaaatttaagttTTCCTTCGGACGTTCCTATTTCTACGTACGGAATGAAATTGTTTATGTTATTAACTGTATTGCGGTGTCCAGCTGAAAATTTAAGTCATCTTCCATTACGTCTACTTGTACGTTTGGGTCTGGTTGTTGATCTGGGATTGCGTCGGCGTCTTGGTTTAAATTTTCAGTCAAATCAGGATATTGGCTATGGTCTTGGTAGTAATTATAGTCGGTGTATTGGGCATGATCGTTGTATTCGTTCTGATTGTCTCCTACTACTTGGTAGTTAGGACGATTCATACAATTTACATTTCTAGAACGTATGGATGCCAcaatattcattggtttgtgccaacgtaagaaccccgataacactcacggaacgcgacgagagacaggacacaacacttattgttcttacaaaacataaaaaaggaatttgatttacctttttagtcgaccggtttcgggcagcgatcttgcccatcagctggacgatgtccgactagTTGCGCATAGTAGTTGTTGTCTTCTATATATCACAATTTCACCACTGTTACAGCTTTGTCAGGTGGAAGAGCGAAGAGAGTATTGGGGGATCATCCTCATTCATTAATGGATTGTCGGCGGTGGTGATGTACATTGATTCCCATGCGTTTAGGTTCGatgtttttcgtacattttttaataattttgcattttcccaGTCGATGGCATGGTTTTGGGATATGGTGTGTGCTGCCACGCTCGATTCATTAGCCCGATCGTTGTCAACTGCATTCTTATGCTCTCGCAGTCGCACTTTTAATTTCCGtcgtgtttggccaatgtaaaccgcGGAGCAGTTTTTGCAGGGGATTTGGTAGACACCTGATTTTTCATCCGGGGGTACTTTGTCTTTTGAATTGCACAACAGATCTTTCAAGGTGTTTTCACTTTTGTAAACAGCATAGAAATCATGTTTCTGTAGTACGGATTGGACGGGATTGGTTATTTTTGGGTAAAATGGAAGACTGATTCTATGCTGTTcttctttttccggttttagtgtTGTGCAATTTAGCCTGTGTTTTTTCCGTTGATGTTTTCggagaattttgtttacaaAGTCTTTGTCATACCCATTCAACTCAGCAGCTTTATGTATCCTGTTTCTCTCGGTTTCAAAATCTTTTCTGTCCATCGGTATGTTGTATAGGCGGTGTGCCATAGAATGGAATGCTGCTTGCTTCTGGGCGCCGTAATGGTTAGAGTCGGATGTTATGTATCTGTCTGTGGCTGTTGGTTTTCGGTATATTGAGAACTTCAGTGTGTTATCTCCGTTTCTCTTTATCGTCAGATCCAAGAATGGCAGTGACCCATCGGTTTCTTTCTCTACCGTAAACTTTATCGTTCTGTGACGGGAGTTCAACAACTCGAGTGTTTGTATAAGATAGCGTTCTTTCACGACTGCAAAAATATCGTCCACATAGCGTTTCCACACTCGAGGGAAGTATTTCTCGGTCGATAGTGCCACCTCAAAGTCACTCATAAAAAGGTCTGCCAAAAGTGGGGATAACTTGTTGCCCATACTGAGCCCAAATACTTGCCTGTAAAACCTCCCCCTGCACGAAAAGAAGTTTTGGTTCATACAGGTTTCGGTAATCAGCAAATATGCTTCGATGTGATTGGGTGGTGCTTTCTTGCGTTCTAGGTGTCTGCGCAAGCTGTTCAATGCATCAGTCACTGGAACGCTGGGGAACAGAGCAGTGACATCAAATGAAACTAGAGCTTCACCTCTTCTTATCTCTACATCTTTTAGATAATCCACCAGTTCTACGGAGTTTTTAACGCTCATACCATGTGTTACGGggtaatttttcatttcgtccACCACCCATGCAGCCATTTTTTCCGTCGGTGTGCAAATGTTTGACGATATAGGACGCATCGCCAGTGGACTTTTATGGATTTTTGGCAGGCAATACAAGGACGCAACTTTCGGGTTGGGGACATGAAACTTACGTTCTAATTTATCCTCTCCCATCAGACGCGCAACCTTTTGCCG from Wyeomyia smithii strain HCP4-BCI-WySm-NY-G18 chromosome 3, ASM2978416v1, whole genome shotgun sequence encodes the following:
- the LOC129728646 gene encoding uncharacterized protein LOC129728646, translated to MPQSVSFISLRKEDTVKKLLALSQTQAPRKAKRSPQHLDNFVVNLSSTQLTQPELELLNKGLNFAVSPSCPPVADTVNNIESAIQYNSFASKSAIRHDVERCMSNVTRAQKDDKQLSFDAWCTIRQLKARDVAYSRADKGNAVVIMDKQDYDARVLDMIAAGPYEEYKFKNGKPKDPLNTMTEEANTVRQKVARLMGEDKLERKFHVPNPKVASLYCLPKIHKSPLAMRPISSNICTPTEKMAAWVVDEMKNYPVTHGMSVKNSVELVDYLKDVEIRRGEALVSFDVTALFPSVPVTDALNSLRRHLERKKAPPNHIEAYLLITETCMNQNFFSCRGRFYRQVFGLSMGNKLSPLLADLFMSDFEVALSTEKYFPRVWKRYVDDIFAVVKERYLIQTLELLNSRHRTIKFTVEKETDGSLPFLDLTIKRNGDNTLKFSIYRKPTATDRYITSDSNHYGAQKQAAFHSMAHRLYNIPMDRKDFETERNRIHKAAELNGYDKDFVNKILRKHQRKKHRLNCTTLKPEKEEQHRISLPFYPKITNPVQSVLQKHDFYAVYKSENTLKDLLCNSKDKVPPDEKSGVYQIPCKNCSAVYIGQTRRKLKVRLREHKNAVDNDRANESSVAAHTISQNHAIDWENAKLLKNVRKTSNLNAWESMYITTADNPLMNEDDPPILSSLFHLTKL